A stretch of Myroides oncorhynchi DNA encodes these proteins:
- a CDS encoding M16 family metallopeptidase: protein MKKRYLLFGFIFSVSASMHAQYKTITKKDAKGFTYEYVENDPSKTRVYTLNNGLKVYLAQNSDEPRIQTYIPVRTGSNNDPEDSTGLAHYLEHMLFKGTSKLGTVNWKEEKELIKQISDLYEQHKIEKDAEKKKAIYKKIDEISKVASQYAVANEYDKSVASIGASGTNAHTWYDETVYQNTIPSNELEKFLFIEKERFSELVLRLFHTELEAVYEEFNRGQDDDRWSTSEAMMKMLFPKSHYGTQTTIGTSDHLKNPSMVAINNYFNQYYVPNNMAVVLVGDLEFEPTIKLVDAYFGTMKKAVQPTEYIAKEAPLTGIQVKDIFSPQSERVQIGFRLGGIKTKDAIYLSLIDMLLSNGQAGVIDLDVNQKQKALYAGSSPMIMKDYSVHQLIGMPNEGQTVEEVKDLLLAQIDKIRKGEFDDWLLEAVVNELRKNSMKVLESNDAMASEMYQAFIQGRTWEESVSDIDKMSKITKQEIVDFVNANYKDNYVIVYKRQGENKDLVRVENPGITPIDINRDSESIFYKELSAMKVKEIAPAFVDFDASIQKEKIGKGSSQLYSIKNTTNDLATVTYITEVGSDNDNKLSLAISYLDYLGTSKYSAADIKKEFYKLGVDYSINAGTDKTFISISGLKENIPAGIKLLEHLVTDAKADDTAYANMVEQILKGRLDAKSSKGGIQRALNSYIVSNGELSRFKDILTEKDLKSIKPNELVGLVHNFFDYNNDVFYYGSEKEIAKKAIVENHNLGKGKKVPVAKVYPEPATDGTLYFAPYDMVQAEITYRAREGKFNKDLLATSSVFNNYFGGGMASVVFQEIRESKSLAYSAYAYYMNATKADKYNYVMAYVGTQANKLPQAVEAMMELMNDMPQGESQFQNAKSTVLKSIATQRYTKAQIFNYWLSLKQKGIDYDINKDIYNQVEKMQMSDLVNYFDKYVKGKTFNVGLLGKKENLDWEAVKKMGKVKELSLEDLFGY from the coding sequence ATGAAAAAAAGGTATTTACTTTTTGGTTTTATTTTTTCTGTAAGTGCTTCGATGCATGCGCAGTATAAAACGATTACTAAAAAAGATGCTAAAGGCTTTACTTATGAATATGTAGAGAACGACCCTTCTAAGACAAGGGTTTATACGTTAAATAATGGCTTGAAAGTTTATTTAGCACAGAATAGTGATGAACCACGAATTCAGACTTATATACCTGTTCGTACAGGGTCTAATAACGATCCTGAAGATAGTACAGGTTTAGCCCATTATCTTGAACACATGCTGTTTAAGGGAACTTCTAAGTTAGGAACAGTTAATTGGAAAGAGGAGAAAGAGTTGATTAAACAGATTTCCGATTTATATGAGCAACATAAAATAGAGAAAGACGCTGAGAAAAAGAAAGCTATCTATAAAAAAATAGATGAGATATCTAAAGTAGCATCTCAATATGCCGTTGCTAATGAATACGATAAGTCAGTAGCCTCTATCGGAGCATCAGGAACAAATGCTCACACATGGTATGATGAAACAGTTTATCAAAATACGATACCTTCAAACGAATTAGAGAAGTTTTTGTTTATTGAAAAAGAGCGCTTTTCGGAGTTAGTACTTCGTTTGTTTCATACTGAACTAGAAGCGGTATATGAGGAGTTTAACAGAGGTCAAGATGATGATAGATGGTCTACAAGTGAAGCAATGATGAAAATGTTGTTTCCTAAATCTCATTATGGAACGCAAACTACTATAGGAACATCTGATCATTTGAAGAATCCTTCTATGGTGGCTATAAATAACTACTTTAATCAATATTATGTGCCGAATAATATGGCTGTAGTATTAGTGGGAGATTTAGAGTTCGAGCCAACGATTAAACTCGTAGATGCTTATTTTGGTACAATGAAAAAAGCAGTTCAACCTACAGAGTATATTGCTAAAGAAGCTCCATTGACAGGTATTCAGGTTAAGGATATTTTTAGTCCTCAGAGTGAAAGAGTTCAAATAGGTTTCCGCTTAGGAGGAATAAAGACCAAAGATGCTATCTATTTAAGTTTGATAGATATGCTGTTAAGCAATGGACAGGCTGGAGTTATTGATTTAGATGTTAATCAAAAGCAAAAAGCTTTGTATGCAGGAAGTTCTCCTATGATTATGAAAGACTATTCAGTACATCAGCTTATCGGTATGCCTAATGAAGGACAGACTGTTGAAGAGGTAAAAGATTTATTACTTGCTCAAATCGATAAGATTAGAAAAGGAGAGTTTGATGATTGGTTACTTGAAGCAGTAGTAAATGAGTTGCGCAAGAATTCAATGAAAGTTTTAGAAAGTAATGATGCAATGGCTTCTGAAATGTACCAGGCTTTCATTCAAGGGCGTACTTGGGAAGAATCAGTATCTGATATCGATAAAATGTCTAAAATCACTAAGCAAGAAATCGTTGACTTCGTTAATGCTAATTATAAAGATAACTATGTTATCGTTTATAAACGCCAAGGGGAGAATAAGGATTTAGTAAGAGTAGAAAATCCAGGAATCACACCAATTGATATCAATAGAGATAGTGAATCTATATTCTACAAAGAGCTTAGTGCAATGAAAGTAAAGGAGATTGCTCCAGCTTTTGTTGATTTCGATGCTTCAATTCAAAAAGAAAAAATAGGTAAAGGAAGTAGTCAGTTGTATTCAATTAAAAATACTACAAATGATTTAGCTACGGTTACTTATATTACTGAGGTAGGTTCTGATAATGACAATAAGTTATCATTAGCGATTAGTTATTTAGATTATTTAGGTACTAGTAAGTATTCAGCAGCTGATATTAAAAAAGAATTTTATAAACTAGGAGTTGATTATAGCATCAATGCTGGTACAGATAAGACATTTATTTCTATTAGTGGATTGAAGGAGAATATACCAGCTGGTATTAAGCTATTGGAACACTTAGTTACTGATGCAAAAGCAGATGATACAGCTTATGCGAATATGGTTGAGCAAATTTTAAAAGGGCGCCTAGATGCTAAATCTAGTAAGGGAGGAATCCAACGTGCTTTAAATAGCTATATCGTTTCTAATGGTGAGTTAAGTAGATTTAAGGATATTCTAACTGAGAAGGATCTTAAGTCAATAAAACCTAACGAACTAGTAGGGTTAGTTCACAACTTCTTTGATTATAATAATGATGTGTTCTATTATGGAAGTGAGAAAGAAATTGCTAAGAAAGCTATTGTTGAGAATCATAATTTAGGAAAAGGTAAAAAAGTTCCTGTTGCTAAGGTTTATCCTGAACCAGCTACTGATGGTACACTTTACTTTGCTCCTTATGACATGGTTCAAGCAGAGATTACTTATAGAGCTAGAGAAGGTAAGTTTAATAAAGATTTATTAGCAACTAGTTCTGTGTTTAATAATTATTTTGGAGGAGGTATGGCTTCTGTGGTATTCCAAGAGATTCGTGAATCTAAATCATTAGCTTATTCTGCTTATGCATATTATATGAATGCAACTAAAGCGGATAAGTATAATTATGTTATGGCTTATGTAGGAACTCAAGCAAATAAACTTCCACAAGCTGTAGAGGCAATGATGGAGTTAATGAATGACATGCCTCAAGGAGAAAGTCAATTCCAGAACGCGAAAAGTACAGTACTTAAGAGTATCGCTACTCAACGTTATACAAAAGCACAGATATTTAATTATTGGTTGAGCTTAAAACAAAAGGGAATTGATTATGATATTAATAAAGATATTTATAATCAAGTTGAGAAAATGCAAATGTCTGATTTAGTTAATTATTTTGATAAATATGTAAAAGGAAAAACTTTTAATGTTGGTTTATTGGGTAAAAAAGAAAATTTAGATTGGGAAGCAGTTAAGAAGATGGGGAAAGTAAAAGAGCTTAGCTTAGAAGATTTATTTGGATACTAA